The following proteins are encoded in a genomic region of Synechococcus sp. ROS8604:
- a CDS encoding NAD(P) transhydrogenase subunit alpha — MSFLSEALWVLLLGSLLGLELIGKVPPTLHTPLMSGANAISGITVLAALTLIIKAGNDGNTPLLALGAVSLGFALFNVIGGFLVTDRMLAMFSRKPARKENR, encoded by the coding sequence ATGTCGTTTTTAAGTGAGGCTCTCTGGGTCCTGCTGCTCGGCAGCCTTCTCGGTCTTGAACTGATTGGCAAAGTGCCTCCCACTTTGCACACCCCCTTGATGAGTGGCGCTAATGCCATTTCAGGGATCACGGTCTTGGCGGCTCTCACCTTGATCATCAAGGCGGGAAATGACGGCAATACGCCTTTATTGGCCTTGGGTGCTGTGTCCCTCGGTTTCGCTCTTTTCAATGTGATTGGGGGCTTTTTGGTCACCGATCGAATGCTGGCCATGTTCAGCCGTAAGCCCGCACGCAAGGAGAACCGCTGA
- a CDS encoding ferredoxin: MNQRISHHLLLCATPTKAKCCDPEIGAASWDALKQQVRELDLENPSRVQGIVLRSKADCLRICDQGPILLVWPDGTWYGGVTPERISSILQQHIIQGQPIEEWILKTTPFS; encoded by the coding sequence ATGAACCAGCGGATTAGCCATCACTTGTTGCTCTGCGCCACACCCACAAAAGCCAAGTGCTGTGATCCAGAGATCGGTGCCGCAAGCTGGGACGCTCTCAAGCAACAGGTGCGTGAATTGGACCTCGAAAATCCCAGCCGAGTCCAGGGAATCGTGCTGCGCAGCAAAGCGGATTGCTTACGAATCTGCGATCAGGGCCCCATCTTGTTGGTCTGGCCTGATGGCACCTGGTATGGAGGTGTCACGCCGGAACGCATCAGCAGCATTCTTCAGCAACACATCATCCAAGGACAACCGATCGAGGAGTGGATCCTGAAGACCACTCCCTTCAGTTGA
- a CDS encoding Re/Si-specific NAD(P)(+) transhydrogenase subunit alpha — protein sequence MPRLLIPIESAAAETRVAASPETLKKFIALGCSVAVERGAGVSSGFLDEAYASAGADLVAPGEAQTWGQADVLLCVQSPSPTSLARLRRGALVVGMLSPYGNQELSEAMKACGLSAMALELLPRISRAQAADVLSSQANIAGYKAVLLGAAALDRYFPMLMTAAGTVQPARVVVLGAGVAGLQAVATARRLGAVVYVSDIRPAVKEQVESLGARFIDPPEMEDKPAESGGYAKQASDAFLAAQRQQLSDQLAQADVAICTAQVPGRRAPRLISEDMLDRMRPGSVVVDLAVAQGGNCADTVPSQTVNRKGVKLIGANELPCSVPNHASSLYSRNLLALLQPTLQDGQLTLDTEDELIAGCLIAHDGSIRRGDVLTPGGTN from the coding sequence TTGCCCAGACTCCTTATCCCGATTGAAAGCGCAGCGGCTGAAACCCGTGTAGCGGCTTCACCCGAGACCCTTAAAAAATTCATTGCCCTCGGCTGCTCCGTTGCAGTTGAGCGTGGTGCCGGAGTGTCCTCCGGTTTCCTTGACGAGGCTTACGCCAGTGCTGGAGCCGATTTGGTTGCTCCAGGAGAGGCTCAAACCTGGGGTCAGGCAGACGTTTTGCTGTGTGTGCAAAGCCCAAGCCCAACATCCCTGGCTCGATTGCGACGGGGGGCTCTCGTGGTGGGCATGTTGTCTCCCTATGGCAATCAAGAGCTATCGGAAGCGATGAAGGCTTGTGGGCTCTCAGCCATGGCGCTTGAGCTTCTCCCTCGTATCAGTCGTGCCCAGGCCGCTGATGTGCTCTCATCCCAGGCCAACATCGCTGGTTACAAGGCTGTGTTGCTCGGTGCTGCGGCCTTGGATCGCTATTTCCCGATGTTGATGACCGCAGCGGGCACCGTGCAGCCCGCCAGGGTGGTGGTGCTGGGTGCTGGTGTGGCCGGACTTCAGGCCGTTGCAACCGCTCGCCGTTTGGGTGCGGTTGTTTACGTGAGCGACATTCGACCCGCTGTGAAAGAGCAGGTGGAGTCGCTTGGAGCCCGGTTCATCGATCCTCCGGAGATGGAGGACAAGCCAGCCGAATCCGGCGGTTATGCCAAACAAGCCTCGGATGCGTTTTTGGCTGCACAGCGACAACAGCTGTCCGATCAGCTCGCCCAAGCTGATGTGGCGATTTGCACAGCCCAAGTGCCAGGCCGGCGAGCCCCACGCTTGATCAGTGAAGACATGCTCGATCGCATGCGCCCCGGATCGGTGGTGGTGGATCTTGCTGTGGCTCAAGGTGGCAATTGTGCCGACACCGTGCCGTCCCAAACGGTGAACCGCAAAGGCGTGAAGCTGATTGGTGCGAATGAGCTTCCCTGCAGCGTTCCCAATCACGCCAGTTCGTTGTACTCCCGCAATCTTTTGGCTTTGCTGCAGCCCACGCTTCAAGACGGCCAGCTCACCCTCGACACCGAAGACGAGCTCATCGCTGGTTGTCTGATCGCTCATGACGGCAGCATTCGCCGTGGCGATGTTCTTACTCCTGGAGGTACCAACTGA
- a CDS encoding NAD(P)(+) transhydrogenase (Re/Si-specific) subunit beta — MSTAVVVKYAIDLVAVLLLALGIKGLSKVRSAREANRLAAVAMALAVLGVLVDSFAGGISASAWTWIIGGTLVGGLLGAITAQRVPMTSMPEIVALFNGCGGMSSLLVALGVALFPVMGVEGESRIVEEISIVISVFVGSITFTGSIVAMAKLQGWLSTPPWMQSKARHVVNIALAVVSLIAAVEMIRNGGSGLWLLVVASALLGIGVTLPIGGADMPVVISLLNSYSGVAAAAAGFVVGSQLLIVAGAMVGAAGLILTQVMCNGMNRSLVSVLFGGALGASSTASGGGGEYTNITSCSTEECALTLEAAERVIIVPGYGLAVAQAQHTLREVTRSLEAAGIEVAYAIHPVAGRMPGHMNVLLAEADVPYEQLKEMDVINPEFPATDVVLVLGANDVVNPQAKTDPNSPLYGMPVLDVQQARTVFVVKRGMSAGYSGIKNDLFELGNTSMVFGDAKKVLGDLLGELKELGVGKK, encoded by the coding sequence ATGAGCACTGCTGTCGTTGTTAAGTACGCGATCGATCTGGTCGCCGTCCTGCTTCTAGCCCTTGGAATCAAGGGGCTCTCAAAAGTACGTTCTGCGCGGGAGGCCAATCGTCTGGCTGCCGTTGCCATGGCTCTCGCCGTGTTGGGAGTCTTGGTTGATTCGTTTGCCGGTGGAATCTCAGCTTCTGCTTGGACATGGATCATCGGAGGCACCCTCGTTGGTGGCCTTTTGGGCGCGATTACCGCTCAAAGGGTTCCGATGACATCGATGCCCGAGATCGTGGCCCTGTTTAACGGTTGTGGAGGCATGTCATCCCTGCTGGTGGCCCTTGGTGTTGCCCTGTTCCCTGTGATGGGGGTGGAAGGGGAATCTCGAATCGTTGAGGAGATTTCGATCGTGATCTCGGTGTTTGTGGGTTCGATCACCTTCACCGGTTCGATCGTGGCCATGGCCAAGCTTCAGGGCTGGTTGTCCACACCGCCATGGATGCAAAGCAAGGCCCGCCATGTCGTGAATATTGCCTTGGCGGTGGTGTCCTTGATCGCTGCGGTCGAGATGATCCGCAACGGCGGAAGCGGACTGTGGCTGCTGGTTGTGGCCTCGGCGTTGCTCGGCATCGGCGTCACCCTGCCGATCGGCGGAGCCGATATGCCCGTGGTGATCTCCCTGCTGAACAGCTATTCGGGAGTGGCCGCTGCTGCTGCTGGTTTTGTGGTGGGCAGTCAGCTGCTGATTGTGGCGGGCGCGATGGTGGGCGCCGCCGGTTTGATCCTCACCCAGGTGATGTGCAACGGCATGAATCGCTCCCTGGTGTCGGTGCTGTTTGGTGGAGCTCTCGGCGCTTCCTCCACAGCCTCCGGTGGTGGTGGTGAATACACCAACATCACCAGTTGCAGCACTGAAGAGTGTGCCCTCACCCTTGAAGCGGCAGAACGGGTGATCATCGTTCCCGGCTATGGCCTGGCTGTGGCTCAAGCCCAGCACACCTTGCGAGAGGTGACGCGCTCCCTTGAGGCCGCTGGGATTGAGGTGGCTTACGCCATTCACCCTGTGGCGGGCCGGATGCCCGGTCACATGAATGTGCTTCTGGCGGAAGCCGATGTGCCCTACGAGCAGCTCAAGGAGATGGATGTGATCAACCCTGAGTTCCCAGCGACTGACGTCGTTCTGGTTCTGGGTGCCAACGATGTGGTGAATCCCCAGGCCAAGACCGATCCCAATTCACCGCTCTATGGCATGCCAGTGCTGGATGTTCAGCAGGCCCGCACCGTGTTTGTGGTGAAGCGCGGCATGAGCGCTGGTTATTCCGGCATCAAAAATGACCTGTTTGAACTCGGCAACACCTCCATGGTGTTTGGCGATGCCAAAAAGGTGCTTGGAGATCTGCTCGGAGAACTCAAGGAGTTAGGCGTCGGTAAGAAATGA
- a CDS encoding EF-1 guanine nucleotide exchange domain-containing protein: MGLSAIECPDGVCHSHHGGHAVNRHTMEELLAEHGREWCERLAERIYEMSVDTFSQSVMPSLHAAGWQRRHLDWEFKLQDKQSDTEAEPDRTLVDGMINATESFLRSSEVHRLFIQELVQGTFDEASDDHLRSNAVRQLIEGEILAMIKDQKTAMVERVVAQLTNAAGGDQQRAQTAAEAGLMEVERLLYNHSESL, from the coding sequence ATGGGTCTCTCCGCAATCGAATGTCCCGATGGCGTTTGCCACAGCCATCACGGCGGGCATGCAGTGAATCGCCACACCATGGAAGAACTTCTTGCCGAACACGGCCGGGAATGGTGTGAACGCCTCGCGGAACGGATCTACGAAATGTCCGTGGACACGTTCTCTCAATCGGTGATGCCCAGCTTGCACGCAGCGGGCTGGCAACGACGCCACCTGGATTGGGAATTCAAATTGCAAGACAAACAGTCCGACACAGAGGCCGAGCCGGATCGGACCCTGGTGGATGGAATGATCAACGCCACCGAAAGCTTCCTGCGCAGCAGTGAAGTGCACCGTCTATTTATTCAAGAACTCGTCCAGGGAACCTTTGACGAAGCCTCCGATGATCATTTGCGCAGCAACGCCGTGCGTCAGCTGATCGAAGGCGAAATTCTGGCCATGATCAAAGACCAAAAGACAGCCATGGTGGAGCGGGTGGTCGCCCAGCTCACCAATGCCGCTGGCGGCGATCAGCAACGGGCCCAAACCGCTGCAGAAGCAGGATTAATGGAAGTAGAGCGCTTGCTCTACAACCACAGCGAATCTCTTTAA
- a CDS encoding YheT family hydrolase, translating to MSWPDPSPDPQLLKQLGVAPFQQRLPWWGGDLQTLRDTLRPVVLPTDQGQPLEIQVPALKSGAAGSGALLAFLDCPAAPKALVVVLHGLGGSSRREGLRRLGVALFEAGYAVLRLNMRGADPGRHLAGGTYAAQCNSDLLPVLHRARQLCSTLSTEGTSLPLFGAGLSLGGTMLLNACLSSQAERVAAGLDPTRQPLDGLFCASSPLDLAACSASIERPRNRVYQRWLLQRLVRQTLADPFGVKDLDLERMSGAAQPRTIRAFDRTVTAPRWGFADVDAYYREASPLQHLIQSPQQLPPTLLLQALDDPWVPAHSALELREAVSANQPIQLIFTRKGGHNGFHGRAGCWADALAASWLKTLN from the coding sequence GTGAGCTGGCCTGATCCAAGCCCAGACCCCCAGCTGCTGAAGCAACTGGGGGTGGCTCCATTTCAACAGCGGCTTCCCTGGTGGGGTGGCGATCTACAGACGTTGAGGGATACGCTCCGTCCCGTTGTTTTGCCGACCGATCAGGGTCAACCCCTCGAGATCCAAGTGCCTGCCCTGAAAAGTGGTGCTGCAGGCTCGGGAGCCTTGCTGGCCTTCTTGGATTGTCCAGCCGCTCCGAAAGCCCTGGTTGTTGTCCTGCATGGACTGGGGGGGTCCAGTCGTCGCGAGGGTTTGCGCAGGCTTGGGGTGGCCCTGTTTGAGGCGGGCTATGCGGTGCTGCGCCTCAATATGCGTGGTGCCGATCCTGGGCGCCATCTGGCGGGTGGCACTTATGCGGCTCAGTGCAACAGCGACCTTTTGCCTGTGTTGCATCGGGCGCGACAGCTCTGCAGCACGCTCTCCACAGAAGGAACCTCCCTTCCCTTATTTGGCGCCGGGCTTTCCCTGGGGGGAACCATGCTTCTAAATGCATGCCTCTCATCGCAAGCCGAACGGGTGGCTGCCGGACTCGACCCAACGCGCCAGCCCCTGGATGGATTGTTCTGTGCCAGCAGTCCTTTGGATCTGGCTGCCTGCAGCGCCTCGATTGAACGTCCCCGCAATCGGGTGTACCAACGCTGGTTGCTGCAGCGCTTGGTGCGTCAGACGCTGGCCGATCCCTTTGGCGTGAAAGATTTGGATCTTGAGCGCATGAGTGGTGCTGCGCAACCGCGCACCATTCGTGCTTTTGATCGCACCGTCACCGCTCCGCGTTGGGGATTTGCGGATGTGGATGCCTATTACCGCGAGGCGTCTCCGCTCCAGCATTTGATCCAATCACCCCAGCAGTTGCCCCCCACCCTGTTGCTTCAGGCTCTTGATGACCCATGGGTTCCCGCTCACTCGGCCCTCGAGTTACGGGAGGCTGTCTCCGCTAACCAGCCAATTCAGTTGATTTTTACGCGCAAAGGCGGCCACAACGGTTTTCACGGACGCGCGGGCTGTTGGGCGGATGCCCTGGCTGCATCGTGGTTGAAAACCCTCAACTGA